Proteins encoded in a region of the Pyxidicoccus trucidator genome:
- a CDS encoding PAS domain-containing sensor histidine kinase: MSLPDFQLLFEKSPGLHVALAPEPAFTILAVTDAYLRATMTRREDVIGRGLFDVFPDNPADPLAMGVHNLRASLERVLATRAPDVMALQKYDIPRPDSAGGGFEERHWSPTNTPVLSEDGQVRYLLHQVEDVTEVVRLTRRGEQDRGELHALQRSARARTDLHALMEHAPAAIAVLRGPGHVYDYANAGYVRLVGRDVVGKTIREALPEIQEQGFFEVLDRVYATGEPFIANEVVVRLNREGTGHLEDRFLNFVFQPTLAPDRTVDGICIQAVDVTDQVRARRTVEEEQARLHAVLENAPMAVAIADAAGRVVLANKRIATELQHPPHPTTQPEDYHQWPIVRPDGTPIPTEDYPLLRALKGLEAHGEELHYVFGDGSRGMVEVHYGPARDARGNIIAAIVFFRDITERKRLEAERQNFFALVESSSDFIAIASPDQRLAYVNPAGRTLLGVSEADVPRTSIQDCWSPEAMETIVRILPGMLRGESLQFEGQLVHFQTGERIDMDVNTLGILDPKTREPLFLGCIARDIRQRRALEQETRRRTGFEQQLLGIVSHDLRNPISAITLSAGTLLRRSDLDERQRQPLNRILASAERANRLIRDLLDFTQARLGGGLPMRPRPMDFHAFTRQVLDEIQVSHSERELQVEQQGDGQGSWDADRLAQLVGNLLGNALSYSPPDSPVRVATRGDAQDVVLEVHNTGDAIPDEVLPRLFQPMQRGVTSGTSSRSVGLGLYIVDQIVRAHGGGITVTSLPSQGTTFTVTLPRRPSSQAR; this comes from the coding sequence GTGTCACTCCCCGACTTCCAGCTTCTCTTCGAGAAGAGCCCGGGCCTCCATGTCGCCCTCGCACCGGAGCCGGCCTTCACCATCCTCGCCGTCACGGATGCGTACCTCCGGGCGACGATGACGCGCCGCGAGGACGTCATCGGCCGGGGCCTCTTCGACGTGTTCCCGGACAACCCGGCGGACCCGCTGGCCATGGGCGTCCACAACCTGCGCGCCTCGCTGGAGCGGGTGCTGGCCACCCGGGCGCCCGACGTCATGGCCCTGCAGAAGTACGACATCCCCCGGCCCGACAGCGCCGGGGGCGGCTTCGAGGAGCGCCACTGGAGCCCCACCAACACCCCCGTGCTCTCCGAGGACGGCCAGGTGCGCTACCTGCTGCACCAGGTGGAGGACGTGACGGAGGTGGTGCGCCTCACCCGGCGTGGCGAACAGGACCGCGGCGAGCTGCATGCGCTCCAGCGGTCCGCGCGTGCGCGCACGGACCTGCACGCGCTGATGGAGCACGCCCCCGCGGCCATCGCCGTGCTGCGCGGCCCAGGCCACGTCTACGACTACGCCAACGCGGGCTACGTCCGGCTGGTCGGCCGTGACGTGGTAGGGAAGACCATCCGGGAGGCCCTGCCCGAAATCCAGGAGCAGGGCTTCTTCGAGGTGCTGGACCGCGTCTACGCCACGGGCGAGCCCTTCATCGCCAACGAGGTGGTCGTCCGCTTGAACCGCGAGGGCACCGGCCACCTGGAGGACCGCTTCCTCAACTTCGTCTTCCAGCCCACGCTCGCGCCGGACCGGACGGTGGACGGCATCTGCATCCAGGCGGTGGACGTGACGGACCAGGTGCGGGCGCGGCGCACGGTGGAGGAGGAGCAGGCCCGCCTCCACGCCGTGCTGGAGAATGCCCCCATGGCGGTGGCCATCGCCGACGCCGCCGGCCGCGTCGTCCTGGCCAACAAGCGCATCGCGACCGAGCTGCAGCACCCGCCCCACCCCACCACCCAGCCGGAGGACTACCACCAGTGGCCCATCGTCCGGCCGGACGGCACGCCCATCCCCACCGAGGACTACCCCCTCCTGCGCGCCCTGAAGGGCCTGGAGGCCCACGGCGAGGAGCTCCACTACGTCTTCGGCGATGGCAGCCGCGGCATGGTGGAGGTGCACTACGGGCCGGCGCGCGATGCCCGGGGGAACATCATCGCGGCCATCGTCTTCTTCCGAGACATCACCGAGCGCAAGCGCCTGGAGGCAGAGCGGCAGAACTTCTTCGCGCTCGTGGAGAGCAGCAGCGACTTCATCGCCATCGCCTCTCCCGACCAGCGCCTCGCCTATGTGAATCCCGCCGGACGGACGCTCCTGGGGGTGAGCGAAGCGGACGTGCCCCGCACCTCCATCCAGGACTGCTGGTCCCCTGAGGCGATGGAGACCATCGTCCGCATCCTCCCGGGGATGCTGCGGGGCGAGTCCCTCCAGTTCGAAGGACAGCTCGTCCACTTCCAGACGGGCGAGCGCATCGACATGGATGTGAACACGCTCGGCATCCTGGACCCGAAGACGCGCGAGCCGCTCTTCCTCGGCTGCATCGCCCGGGACATCCGGCAGCGCCGGGCGCTGGAGCAGGAGACGCGCAGGCGCACCGGGTTCGAGCAGCAGCTCCTCGGCATCGTCTCGCATGATTTGCGCAACCCCATCAGCGCCATCACCCTGTCCGCCGGGACGCTGCTGCGGCGCTCGGACCTGGACGAGCGGCAGCGCCAGCCGCTGAACCGCATCCTCGCCTCCGCCGAGCGGGCGAACCGGCTGATTCGCGACCTGCTCGACTTCACCCAGGCGCGCCTCGGCGGCGGCCTGCCCATGCGGCCCCGGCCCATGGACTTCCACGCCTTCACCCGACAGGTGCTGGACGAAATCCAGGTGTCCCACTCCGAGCGCGAGCTCCAGGTGGAGCAGCAAGGAGACGGTCAGGGCTCGTGGGACGCGGACCGGCTGGCGCAGCTGGTGGGCAACCTGCTGGGCAACGCGCTCAGCTACAGCCCCCCGGACAGCCCGGTGCGGGTGGCCACGCGCGGCGATGCCCAGGACGTGGTGCTGGAGGTGCACAACACCGGCGACGCCATCCCCGACGAGGTGCTGCCCCGGCTCTTCCAGCCGATGCAGCGCGGCGTCACCAGCGGCACGTCGAGCCGCAGCGTGGGCCTGGGGCTCTACATCGTCGACCAGATTGTCCGCGCGCACGGCGGCGGCATCACCGTGACGTCCCTGCCGTCCCAGGGCACCACCTTCACGGTGACGCTGCCGCGCCGGCCTTCCTCGCAGGCCCGGTGA